A window of Pectobacterium carotovorum genomic DNA:
TCTGTCAGCGTAAAGGCGAGTTTATCGTCGGCATTAAAGGGAACCAAAAAAAGCTGTATGAATTTGTTAAACAGCGTTTTTCTTCATGTTATGACGATGAAGGGCTGGCGACGCACAGTGAAAATAATCAGGCGCATGGGCGGACGGAATATCGTCAGGTGATGCAGATAGATGCGGACCTTCCCGAGGAGTTAAAACAACGCTGGCCGACAATTCGTACGTTAATAGAAGTGGTGAGTGAACGTGGTGAGCGGGGAAAGGTGGTACACAGAGAGTCGCGTTGGTATGTCAGTTCGTTGGCGGTAGACGCACGGGTAGCGTCACAAATGATACGCGAGCATTGGTGTATAGAAAATCAACTGCATTGGGTATTGGATGTGGTTTTCAGAGAGGATGAGATGAACCTGAAAGACCCGGAAGGAGCGGCGCATATGGCGCTGTTCAATCGAGTCGCGTTGAGTGTTCTGAAACAGCATGAAGGTAAAAAAGATAGCATAGCGGGCAAACGACAATGTGCCGGATGGTCAGGAGATTTTCGTAGCGAGGTTATCTTTGGTTAATTCATCGACAAAGTGGAATCCCGCCCTGACTCGTGAGCAGGCATTCTTTACAGCAAATCTATCTCGTAAATTGTTAGAATCATTTTTAAACTTCAAATACCCAAAACATAGATCAGATTTATCACAACTAATGGATGTTGCTGCAAAAAATTGTGTTGTCTTTGATAGCAATAAAAAAGAAAAGGTTTATCGCTTCATTAACAAATATTCCCATAGTGCTGTTATCGAAATGAATGAAGATATTGCTGAAAATTTAATAGGTGAAGGCACAAACGTAATCGGAGATATCTTTTTATGGATAGAAGAAATTGACAAGGTTCATTATGATGAAATGGTAAGTGTTTGCCAGAAAAACTGATAGTTGCATCCCCCCAATTGTTATGGGGGATGCCATATTATAAGAGCCTGTCCATAATTCTGTGTAATTGCCACCGTATTAAAGGTGATCGCTCAGGCGGTCACCGAACTCGATAATAAAACGGCTCATTGCCAGCCGCCAGTTCTGGATCGGCATACTCCATTTTTTCGAGGCCGACTGTATCGCCAGATAAATCACTTTACGTACCGAATCATCTGTCGGGAACGCCTTACGTTTCTTTATCGCCTGCCTAATCACACTGTTCAGCGACTCGATGGCATTGGTGGTGTAGATAGCCTTGCGGATATCCGGCGGGTAGCCAAAGAACGTGTTGAGATTTTCCCAGTGCGCACGCCAGCTTTTGCTGATTTGGGGGTATTTCTCATCCCAGATGCCCGCGAATGTGTCCAGCGCCATCAACGCCGCTTCCTCGGTTGGGGCCTGATACACCGCTTTCAGCCCGCTGGTGATGCCCTTGTAATCCTTCCACGAGACGTATTTCAGGCTGTTTCGCACCATGTGGATGATGCACAGTTGGATATGTGTCTGCGGATAGACGCTGTTGATGGCCTCTGGGAAGCCTTTCAAGCCGTCCACGCAGGCAATCAGGATGTCCTGAAGTCCTCGGTTTTTAAGCTCCGTCAGCACTGTTAGCCAGAACTTCGCGCCTTCGTTTTCGGCCAGCCACATACCCAGCAGCTCTTTCTGGCCTTCGGTGTTAATACCCAGAGCGAGGAATACCGCTTTGTTAATGACACTGCCGCTATGACGGACTTTCACCACAATACAATCAAGGTAAACAATGGGATACAGTGAGTCTAACGGACGATTTTGCCATTCTGTCACCTGTTCTTTAACCGCATCGGTGACTTTGGATATCAGCGTGGGCGACACATCGGCATCGTACATCTCTTTGAATGTAGAAACGATTTCACGGGTCGTCATACCTTTGGCGTACAGGGATAAAATCTGGCTGTCCATCTGCGTGATGCGCGTCTGATTTTTCTTTATCAGTTGCGGATCGAAGGTGTTTTCACGGTCACGTGGCGTGCTTAGTTCAATCTCACCGTCGTCACATAACACGGTTTTAGACGAGTAACCATTTCGGGTATTGGAGCCTGATTTAGGGGCATTTTTTTCGTGCCCGAGATGCTCAGTCAGTTCTGCATTGAGCGCGGTTTCGACGGTTAACTTCGTCAGCATGCGGGAAAACGCATTGAGGTCGGCTTCGGTTTTAAGGCCTTTAGCCAATTCAGCAGCCAGTGCTTTAAGTTTCTTTTCGTCCATCGTTTGCCTGTCTCCGTTGTTGGAGTGAACATATCAAAAACAGGCAATTACACAATTTTAATTACAGTCTCCTCGAAACGGGATCATCGAAAACTATGATGCTGTCGGAGATTTTGTTATCATTCTCTGTTAGTTTTGTTATAAAGTAAATCAAGGCTATGGCAGTTTTTTCACCCTCGCTAAGATTAGGTGCATGCCCAATTTGGTTATCTCTGAGTATTTCGTATCCATTTTTTTCTTTATTAAATTGGAGAGATAATTCTGAACGACCAAGAAAACCGTGTAGATGCTTATTGAAAATATCTGCTGCTATGGTTTCATTTGATAACGAATCTTCAATGGATTTTATTTCTGCTTTTATTTCTTTTAGGTCATTATCATTTGTTTGCAAGTTTTTTGTTTCTGCATCGCGATTTGATATTTTTCTGAAATAATCGAAGCTATTTACCTCCGATGCTGCATAGTGTGACTCAAGTTTTGATTTTACCTTGTGAGTTTCTTCTTTGAAGTCTTTGCATTTTTTATTATGCATTTCTATTATTTTATTAATTTCGGTTGCGATTTGATTGAAGTTAATAAATAAGGAGTTAGGTATCTCAACGGCAAAGAGATCAATGTTGAAAGGGTTGGTTATTTTTTCATCTAATGTTTTCTCCCATTCATTGATGTAACTGTTTATTTTTTCAGCCTCATCTTTAAGGAGTGATGATTTTTCTTTTAGAAGATCTTTATGTTCGTCATAAATATCAATATCACTGTTGCTTGCTAACACAATGAAATGGCTTGTTAACCATGTTTTAGCTTTGTCTAGAGTTTCTGAAAACTTTCTGTATTCATCATTAAAATGTGCGTTTAATTCATCGATTCGTTCTTGTGAAATCTTGTTCCCGCAAAAATGACAGCTATCGCTACCTAGATTTAAATTCAATCCACTAAAAACCCAAGATTGTATATCTTGATTGTTTTTTAAGCTCTCAATAACTTTGTTTGTTACTGATTGTTTAAATAGTTCATTTAACCTATCTTGTGCTTTTTTAAGTAGAGAAGAGTCTACGCTCGGAGTTTTGGTTGTAATTGCC
This region includes:
- a CDS encoding AAA family ATPase is translated as MVNSSTKWNPALTREQAFFTANLSRKLLESFLNFKYPKHRSDLSQLMDVAAKNCVVFDSNKKEKVYRFINKYSHSAVIEMNEDIAENLIGEGTNVIGDIFLWIEEIDKVHYDEMVSVCQKN
- a CDS encoding IS256 family transposase, which produces MDEKKLKALAAELAKGLKTEADLNAFSRMLTKLTVETALNAELTEHLGHEKNAPKSGSNTRNGYSSKTVLCDDGEIELSTPRDRENTFDPQLIKKNQTRITQMDSQILSLYAKGMTTREIVSTFKEMYDADVSPTLISKVTDAVKEQVTEWQNRPLDSLYPIVYLDCIVVKVRHSGSVINKAVFLALGINTEGQKELLGMWLAENEGAKFWLTVLTELKNRGLQDILIACVDGLKGFPEAINSVYPQTHIQLCIIHMVRNSLKYVSWKDYKGITSGLKAVYQAPTEEAALMALDTFAGIWDEKYPQISKSWRAHWENLNTFFGYPPDIRKAIYTTNAIESLNSVIRQAIKKRKAFPTDDSVRKVIYLAIQSASKKWSMPIQNWRLAMSRFIIEFGDRLSDHL
- a CDS encoding AAA family ATPase encodes the protein MVQSIDLLRDYGIFRNYIKTDAKDFGRLNLIYGWNGSGKSTLSSLFEQIENRQNTRYPNSTFSIKTFDQGTITKDNIFANNLNLKVFNQSFINKNIDWNNSVKSILLIAQEKIEEKKKLEELRTSLDKKTKEYVRRKTANDKLTDELQKFLTDAAKRTKTSLQVIDTSDSRFLSYNRTKLENFITSNVDLIKKADSILDINEVARLTKAANPTQKPAITTKTPSVDSSLLKKAQDRLNELFKQSVTNKVIESLKNNQDIQSWVFSGLNLNLGSDSCHFCGNKISQERIDELNAHFNDEYRKFSETLDKAKTWLTSHFIVLASNSDIDIYDEHKDLLKEKSSLLKDEAEKINSYINEWEKTLDEKITNPFNIDLFAVEIPNSLFINFNQIATEINKIIEMHNKKCKDFKEETHKVKSKLESHYAASEVNSFDYFRKISNRDAETKNLQTNDNDLKEIKAEIKSIEDSLSNETIAADIFNKHLHGFLGRSELSLQFNKEKNGYEILRDNQIGHAPNLSEGEKTAIALIYFITKLTENDNKISDSIIVFDDPVSRRL
- a CDS encoding ISAs1 family transposase → MTIFNYINEIPDPRCETNKKHELMDVIFLTFAAVLSGASGWKAIQQFGECQLPWLRQHSPFANGIPKRHCIANIIKALDSQSLMSALLSWINERRSGNGRKQIAIDGKTLRGTGNGFLAQALHVVSAYDIGNGIALYQQLTERKGKEGPVARQLIECLSLENATVTLDALHCQVETLQLICQRKGEFIVGIKGNQKKLYEFVKQRFSSCYDDEGLATHSENNQAHGRTEYRQVMQIDADLPEELKQRWPTIRTLIEVVSERGERGKVVHRESRWYVSSLAVDARVASQMIREHWCIENQLHWVLDVVFREDEMNLKDPEGAAHMALFNRVALSVLKQHEGKKDSIAGKRQCAGWSGDFRSEVIFG